One genomic segment of Catalinimonas alkaloidigena includes these proteins:
- a CDS encoding class I SAM-dependent methyltransferase yields MWHKKSIEEAIAKNDLRLNLGSGKTTIDGWFNLDMAVGARILTMKLPGGLKKFKNNSVRYIYTSHFLEHIDYPDTALAIVKESYRILIPGGTLRIIVPGIEKIIKAYAENDEAFFAIQKEMHPAWCKSKLDHLMYALQQEGEHKYGYDFETMKALLIQAGFDKVVESDHNQSQEEALRIDYRTRVDNHGRYLSLYVDAVK; encoded by the coding sequence ATGTGGCATAAAAAATCCATTGAAGAAGCTATTGCCAAAAACGATTTAAGATTAAACTTAGGAAGTGGAAAGACCACAATAGATGGGTGGTTTAATCTTGATATGGCTGTAGGTGCAAGAATCCTTACAATGAAACTACCGGGTGGGCTAAAAAAATTTAAAAACAACTCTGTACGATATATTTATACGTCACATTTTTTAGAACATATTGACTACCCTGATACAGCTTTGGCAATTGTTAAAGAATCCTATCGTATACTTATACCCGGAGGTACATTAAGAATCATTGTGCCGGGTATTGAAAAAATAATAAAGGCTTACGCTGAAAACGATGAGGCTTTCTTTGCGATTCAAAAAGAGATGCACCCTGCCTGGTGCAAAAGTAAGCTTGATCATCTTATGTATGCGCTACAACAGGAAGGTGAACATAAATATGGCTATGATTTTGAGACTATGAAAGCATTACTTATTCAAGCCGGTTTTGATAAAGTGGTTGAGAGTGATCATAATCAGAGTCAAGAAGAAGCCCTTAGAATAGATTACAGGACCCGGGTTGATAATCACGGACGATATTTGTCTCTTTACGTAGATGCTGTTAAGTAA
- a CDS encoding NAD(P)H-dependent oxidoreductase, with translation MIIIDNALSFREEAGNPIKVGVVGAGFMSVGLINQIEKYTPGMKAVAICNRTPERATQCYQKAGVLNVSICSNHQQIDDNILANKYSVCEDPEVLCRSEEIDIVVEATGAIDYGAQVVLTAIKYNKPILMLNPELDATIGPILKHYADQSDVMLSQTDGDQPGVIMNLYRYVKGLGLTPMVCGNIKGFLDEHKNPTDMEEFANNVNQGTRMITNFTDGTKLSFEQASVANATGMGVAKRGMSAYRSKKHIDELTDIHDVDELKELGGIIDFVVGAKPGPGVYVYGITDDPMVKDYLKYLKMGPGPLYSFYTPYHLCFFDIPSSIARAFHFNDPVMYPQGGPVVEVAAIAKRDLKAGETLDGYGGYLSYGVCENYDIAREENLLPIGLADDVILKRDIPKDQALTFDDIIYPNDRLVYKLYEEQLKIFEPATATVKAR, from the coding sequence ATGATTATTATTGACAATGCTTTGAGTTTCCGAGAAGAAGCTGGTAACCCTATTAAGGTCGGGGTAGTAGGGGCAGGCTTCATGTCGGTCGGACTAATTAACCAAATTGAGAAATACACTCCCGGCATGAAAGCAGTGGCTATCTGTAACCGTACTCCTGAGAGAGCTACCCAATGCTATCAGAAAGCTGGGGTATTAAATGTTAGTATCTGCAGCAATCATCAACAAATAGATGATAATATTCTTGCCAATAAATATAGCGTTTGTGAAGATCCCGAAGTATTGTGCAGATCCGAAGAGATTGATATCGTTGTAGAAGCAACGGGGGCTATTGATTATGGAGCTCAGGTAGTATTAACTGCGATCAAGTACAATAAACCTATTTTGATGTTAAACCCAGAGTTGGATGCAACCATTGGACCTATCCTTAAGCATTATGCAGATCAGTCAGATGTAATGCTCAGCCAAACTGATGGTGACCAGCCAGGGGTGATTATGAACCTTTACCGCTATGTAAAAGGACTGGGACTTACTCCCATGGTTTGTGGGAATATCAAAGGCTTCCTCGATGAGCATAAAAATCCTACCGATATGGAGGAGTTTGCCAACAATGTAAATCAGGGCACACGTATGATTACTAACTTTACTGACGGGACTAAGTTATCCTTTGAACAAGCTTCAGTGGCTAATGCAACCGGGATGGGAGTGGCAAAGCGAGGTATGAGTGCTTACAGGTCAAAAAAGCATATTGACGAACTCACTGATATACATGATGTCGATGAGCTCAAAGAACTGGGGGGGATCATTGATTTTGTGGTAGGTGCCAAACCTGGGCCCGGGGTATATGTATACGGCATCACTGATGACCCGATGGTAAAGGATTACTTAAAGTATCTAAAAATGGGCCCTGGTCCACTATATAGTTTTTATACCCCTTATCACCTTTGCTTTTTTGATATTCCCAGTTCCATCGCCAGGGCATTCCATTTCAATGACCCAGTGATGTATCCGCAGGGTGGCCCTGTTGTTGAAGTAGCAGCAATTGCCAAACGTGACCTTAAAGCAGGAGAAACCTTAGATGGATACGGAGGCTACCTTTCTTACGGAGTATGTGAGAACTATGATATCGCCAGAGAAGAGAACCTCTTACCCATTGGTTTGGCTGATGATGTCATCCTTAAAAGAGACATACCTAAAGACCAGGCTCTTACTTTTGACGATATTATCTACCCTAATGATCGTCTGGTCTATAAACTGTATGAGGAACAACTTAAGATATTTGAACCTGCCACAGCTACAGTAAAAGCCAGGTAA
- a CDS encoding hydroxypyruvate isomerase family protein: MNQQNRRSALKKIAGSAAMVPLAGAPLTSMPFQSSEKKHVPLKGNIKHSVCKWCYRDITLDEFCKEVKKMGITSVELLGPDDWPTLKKHGLTCAMASCLRDGFGISKCFNRTENHAQLYDIYAESIPLAAKAGLKQIITFSGNRDGMDDETGMKNCAEGLKKIMPIAEKHDIIISMELLNSKVNHPDYMCDHTEWGVALCKMVGSENFKLLYDIYHMQIMEGDVIATIQKHHPYISHYHTGGVPGRAEIDETQELYYPAIVRAIVDTGFTGFIAQEFIPKQDPLASLQEGVRICDV; the protein is encoded by the coding sequence ATGAATCAGCAGAATAGAAGAAGTGCGCTCAAGAAGATAGCCGGCAGCGCAGCAATGGTACCTTTGGCCGGGGCACCCTTGACAAGCATGCCCTTTCAATCCTCTGAGAAAAAACATGTACCCTTAAAGGGCAATATCAAACATTCTGTATGTAAATGGTGCTACAGGGATATCACATTGGATGAGTTTTGTAAGGAAGTCAAAAAGATGGGCATCACTTCGGTAGAGCTTTTAGGCCCTGATGACTGGCCCACCTTGAAAAAACATGGTCTCACCTGTGCGATGGCTTCCTGCCTGAGAGATGGTTTCGGTATTTCTAAGTGCTTCAACCGTACTGAAAATCACGCACAGCTTTATGATATCTATGCGGAGAGCATACCGCTGGCCGCCAAAGCAGGATTGAAGCAGATCATCACTTTCTCCGGAAATCGTGACGGCATGGATGACGAAACAGGCATGAAAAATTGCGCAGAGGGCTTGAAGAAAATTATGCCTATTGCTGAAAAGCATGATATCATTATATCCATGGAACTGCTCAACAGCAAAGTAAACCACCCGGACTATATGTGCGATCATACCGAATGGGGCGTAGCGCTATGTAAGATGGTGGGCTCAGAAAATTTTAAGCTGTTGTACGACATCTACCACATGCAGATTATGGAAGGCGATGTAATTGCTACCATACAAAAACACCACCCTTACATTTCTCACTACCATACCGGAGGAGTGCCAGGCAGAGCAGAGATTGACGAAACGCAGGAGCTATACTACCCTGCCATCGTTAGAGCTATTGTGGATACCGGCTTTACAGGATTTATCGCCCAGGAGTTTATACCCAAACAAGACCCGCTGGCCTCACTGCAAGAGGGGGTCCGGATTTGTGACGTCTAA
- a CDS encoding class I SAM-dependent methyltransferase, whose amino-acid sequence MHIEFFEGDRATQYDDKIPTWVPNYRFVQQSIPAILNAYFPAEEERRLLIAGCGTGQEIAEIKQQVSGWKITGIDPSPQMIRLAQMKLAYWDNDPLLMLKTGVVSDLPTEQKYDAATLILVLHFIPDDEDGKLKLLRDIAARLHTGAPLIISDIYASDNFQQELKYFRQYMMNKDLESQMIDQGLQHVQEDTHRLSIHRLGELLQEAGFHAPRMFSKAFYYGAWVAEKR is encoded by the coding sequence ATGCATATTGAGTTTTTTGAGGGTGATCGCGCCACACAATACGACGATAAAATTCCAACCTGGGTACCTAATTACCGTTTTGTACAACAGTCTATTCCCGCAATACTTAATGCTTATTTTCCTGCTGAAGAAGAGCGCAGACTGCTTATTGCTGGCTGTGGCACAGGACAGGAAATTGCAGAGATCAAACAACAGGTGAGCGGCTGGAAAATTACTGGTATAGATCCCTCTCCTCAAATGATTCGTTTGGCTCAGATGAAACTTGCCTATTGGGATAATGACCCACTTTTAATGCTTAAAACCGGTGTAGTAAGTGATTTGCCAACCGAGCAGAAATATGATGCAGCCACGCTGATACTGGTTTTACATTTTATCCCTGATGATGAGGACGGTAAACTAAAACTGTTGCGTGATATTGCAGCACGGCTTCATACAGGAGCCCCATTGATTATCTCGGATATCTATGCTTCGGATAACTTTCAGCAAGAACTAAAATATTTTCGTCAGTATATGATGAACAAAGACCTGGAAAGCCAGATGATAGACCAGGGCTTGCAGCATGTACAGGAGGATACCCACCGCCTGTCAATACACCGATTGGGTGAATTACTACAGGAGGCGGGATTTCATGCCCCACGTATGTTCAGTAAAGCTTTTTATTACGGGGCGTGGGTTGCCGAAAAACGTTAG
- a CDS encoding SDR family NAD(P)-dependent oxidoreductase, whose protein sequence is MNDTQKKLIWTAASIAGIALARMLTHKHRSIDLTQKVVLITGGSRGLGLEIARLMVKEGAKVAICARDKGELKKAKEDLDELAATYGTDGVYTVVCDLTKTNQLHDMLGRVKKHFGAVEVLINNAGVIQIAPEEEMEKKEYEEAMNIHFWAPYHLMEALLPEMKKKREGRVVNIASLAGKVVVPHLAPYSASKHALVGLSESLHAEMQKHNIYITTVCPGLMRTGSLQHMVHKGQHKKEHALAEILASQPFTSMDAKKAAESIVSACKHGETSLIIPLQAKAITAANGLFPGLVADVMGLVNRILPSPGGIGQKRAKGTNSKSDWVPALLEAVTDRAARRNNEY, encoded by the coding sequence ATGAACGACACCCAAAAAAAACTGATCTGGACAGCTGCCAGCATAGCCGGTATAGCTTTGGCGCGAATGCTCACCCACAAGCACCGTAGTATAGACCTTACACAGAAAGTTGTATTAATTACCGGTGGCTCACGAGGCTTAGGCCTGGAAATCGCCCGCCTGATGGTGAAAGAAGGAGCCAAAGTAGCTATTTGTGCCCGAGATAAAGGTGAGCTGAAAAAGGCAAAGGAAGATCTTGACGAGCTGGCAGCGACTTATGGTACGGATGGAGTATATACGGTAGTCTGTGACCTGACAAAGACCAATCAGCTTCATGATATGCTTGGGCGAGTAAAGAAGCACTTCGGAGCGGTGGAGGTGCTTATTAACAATGCCGGCGTAATTCAGATAGCACCGGAAGAGGAGATGGAAAAAAAGGAGTATGAGGAGGCAATGAATATCCACTTCTGGGCACCTTATCACCTGATGGAAGCTTTATTACCGGAGATGAAGAAGAAAAGAGAAGGACGAGTTGTTAATATTGCTTCTCTGGCTGGTAAAGTAGTGGTGCCCCATCTGGCTCCCTACTCAGCCAGTAAACATGCGCTGGTAGGCCTGTCAGAAAGCCTTCATGCTGAAATGCAAAAGCACAACATCTACATTACTACTGTGTGTCCCGGTCTAATGCGTACCGGTAGTCTACAGCACATGGTGCATAAAGGGCAGCATAAGAAGGAGCATGCTTTGGCGGAAATTCTTGCTTCTCAACCCTTTACTTCTATGGATGCTAAAAAGGCTGCTGAATCCATTGTAAGTGCCTGTAAACATGGTGAGACTTCGCTGATCATTCCTTTACAGGCCAAAGCTATCACAGCAGCTAATGGGCTTTTTCCCGGTTTGGTGGCGGATGTTATGGGTTTGGTGAACCGTATCCTGCCCAGTCCCGGTGGCATTGGTCAGAAAAGGGCTAAGGGCACTAACAGTAAATCCGACTGGGTGCCTGCCTTGCTGGAAGCAGTGACAGATAGAGCGGCCCGAAGGAACAATGAATATTGA
- a CDS encoding pseudouridine synthase — MTKHRHFIIHKPFGYLSQFVNNQNRRKNKKLLGALYNFPESIMAIGRLDEDSEGLLLLTTDGKVSALVRSKKIEKEYYVQVDGQITLEAVARLKAGVEIAINGKKYLTLPCEAARLEPAPEFEPRAKKIRDERHGPTSWLSITITEGKFRQVRKMTASVGFPTLRLIRVRIGGITLDNLHSGEVVEVDRFDLGKEY; from the coding sequence ATGACAAAACATCGCCACTTTATTATTCATAAGCCATTCGGTTATCTGTCGCAGTTTGTTAACAACCAGAACAGGAGGAAAAACAAAAAGCTGTTGGGAGCACTCTATAACTTTCCTGAAAGCATAATGGCCATTGGTAGATTAGATGAGGACTCCGAAGGTTTATTATTACTTACTACAGATGGTAAAGTAAGTGCGCTGGTGCGATCTAAGAAGATAGAAAAGGAATATTATGTACAGGTAGACGGTCAAATTACCCTTGAAGCTGTAGCGCGCTTGAAGGCAGGGGTAGAAATAGCGATAAACGGCAAAAAATATCTGACCCTGCCATGTGAGGCTGCTCGTCTGGAGCCAGCCCCAGAATTTGAGCCAAGGGCAAAAAAGATAAGAGACGAAAGGCACGGCCCAACAAGCTGGTTGTCAATCACCATCACCGAAGGAAAGTTCAGGCAGGTTCGTAAAATGACTGCTTCGGTGGGTTTTCCTACCTTAAGATTAATTCGGGTACGTATCGGAGGTATTACCTTGGATAATCTACACTCAGGTGAAGTGGTTGAAGTAGATCGTTTTGACCTTGGTAAAGAGTATTGA
- the dnaE gene encoding DNA polymerase III subunit alpha: protein MYLIFDTETTGLPRDYNAPITDLDNWPRIVQLSWQLHAADGKLLNQQDYIVKPVGFTIPFNSEKVHGISTERALKEGHPLEKVLEIFNKDLERTQVVIGHNVDFDINITGAELVRTGLPTHLMDIQKLDTKDESTDFCKIPGGRGGRYKWPTLSELHQKLFGVGFDEAHNSAFDVDATARCFFGLLKEKVVKPYNDEVPLDKIIYEAPDLEAASRAEKEKKESEAPTIPLSNEPVKEIKTAPFSHLHVHSQYSILQSTASLKNIVAAAKEQGMPAVAITDLGSLFGAFKAVAEGKRQGLKVIIGCDVYVVEDRHQKKFTKDMKDQRSLQLLLAKNQEGYQNLSKLCSLGYIEGYYGGFPRVDKELIQRYKHGLIATTGSISGEVPDLILNVGEHQAEEAFVWWKETFGEDFYVELQRHGLEEENRVNDILLRFAKKYNVKVIATNDVYYTRRADADAHDTLLCVKNGDVMSMPKGRGRGFRFGMPNDEFYFKTEEEMKRLFQDLPEAITNTYEIVEKTEELKLERDILLPRFEIPEEFEDQDDYLRHLAYEGAKSHYGEVTPEISERIDHELKIIKDMGFPGYFLIVQDFINAARKMGVKVGPGRGSAAGSVVAYCTGITNIDPIEYDLLFERFLNPERISMPDIDIDFDDDGRQKVIDYVIKKYGRNQVAQIVTFGTMAPKMSIRDVARVSELPLPEANRIAKLVPEKPGTTFEQALAEVPELQQIKRGRDKQSEVVNLAQTLVGSVRGTGIHAAGVIIAPDDLLEYIPVKTDKDSDLFITQFDGSVVESAGMLKMDFLGLKTLTIIKTALENIKQNHGIEIDIDTIPLDDEETYKLYQRGDTVGTFQFESDGMRQWLQKLKPTNIEDLIAMNALYRPGPMQFIPNFIDRKHGREQVEYPHPLLEGILKNTYGIMVYQEQIMQTAQILGGYSLGGADLLRRAMGKKKIEEMNKQREIFVKGAKEKHGIEKGKAEEVFSIMEKFAQYGFNRSHSAAYSVVAYQTGYLKANYPAEYMAAVLTHNMNNSDKVTAFLDECKRQGINVLGPDVNESRYFFGVNKEGQIRFGLGAVKGAGENAVSAIIEERDGEGLYKDIFEFTKRINLRQVNKKTLEVLAMAGAFDCFDGLHRRQYLHTEEGDASLIEKACKYAVTLQQEEESAQQSLFGGSNGVDVPLPRLTDCEPYSEIEKLKIEKEVIGFYISGHPLDQFKLEIENFCTCTVDQVPNYKNQDISVAGIVTSFQERQTRTGKPFGLVTIEDYQTSLNLAFFGEDFLSNRHRLSIGEFVYIRGKVEERYNQPDVWELRPQSVQLLSEIREKMTKGVQLKIPVEVLDDKLVSDLEKLLLDYQGSCALKVYLQDGMESITVDTMSRKFKVNPVNSFFETVEKLKDITYKLEAN from the coding sequence ATGTACCTGATCTTTGATACTGAAACTACCGGTCTTCCCCGCGACTATAATGCTCCAATTACAGACCTGGACAACTGGCCCCGCATTGTGCAGTTATCCTGGCAGTTGCATGCTGCCGACGGAAAATTGCTCAACCAGCAGGATTACATCGTAAAACCAGTAGGGTTTACCATTCCTTTCAATTCTGAAAAAGTTCACGGTATCTCTACAGAACGGGCGCTGAAAGAAGGCCATCCTCTAGAAAAGGTGCTTGAGATATTTAACAAAGACCTGGAGCGTACCCAGGTAGTCATAGGTCATAATGTAGACTTTGATATTAATATCACCGGCGCAGAGTTGGTTAGAACAGGTCTTCCTACACATCTGATGGATATACAGAAGCTGGACACCAAAGATGAGTCTACTGACTTTTGCAAAATTCCCGGTGGACGTGGAGGAAGGTACAAATGGCCGACTCTTTCTGAACTCCATCAGAAGCTTTTCGGTGTAGGCTTTGACGAAGCACACAACTCTGCTTTTGACGTTGATGCTACTGCGCGCTGCTTTTTTGGATTACTCAAAGAAAAAGTGGTTAAGCCCTATAATGATGAAGTACCACTGGACAAAATCATCTACGAAGCACCGGATCTTGAGGCTGCCAGCCGTGCTGAAAAGGAGAAAAAAGAGTCAGAAGCTCCAACTATTCCGCTAAGTAATGAGCCAGTCAAAGAAATTAAGACTGCTCCTTTTAGTCATTTACACGTACACTCGCAATATTCTATACTCCAGAGTACGGCCAGTCTTAAAAATATCGTGGCAGCAGCCAAAGAGCAAGGCATGCCCGCCGTGGCAATTACCGACTTAGGAAGCCTTTTTGGCGCTTTTAAGGCGGTGGCCGAAGGCAAAAGACAAGGGTTGAAAGTTATCATAGGTTGCGATGTATACGTAGTAGAAGATCGCCATCAGAAAAAGTTTACCAAAGACATGAAAGACCAGCGGAGTCTGCAACTGCTGCTGGCCAAAAATCAGGAAGGTTATCAAAACCTTTCCAAACTTTGTTCATTAGGATATATTGAAGGCTATTATGGTGGTTTCCCTCGTGTTGATAAAGAATTAATTCAGAGGTACAAGCACGGATTGATCGCAACTACCGGTAGTATCTCCGGTGAGGTGCCCGATCTGATTCTGAACGTAGGGGAGCATCAGGCAGAAGAGGCCTTTGTCTGGTGGAAAGAAACATTTGGTGAGGACTTTTATGTAGAGCTTCAGCGTCATGGTCTGGAAGAAGAGAATCGTGTAAATGACATATTGCTCCGCTTTGCTAAAAAGTACAATGTAAAGGTAATCGCTACCAATGATGTGTATTATACCAGGCGTGCTGATGCTGATGCCCATGATACACTGCTCTGTGTAAAAAATGGTGATGTAATGTCTATGCCTAAGGGGCGGGGAAGAGGGTTTCGCTTTGGGATGCCTAACGATGAGTTTTATTTCAAAACAGAAGAGGAGATGAAGCGTCTCTTCCAGGACTTACCGGAAGCCATCACTAATACCTATGAAATTGTAGAGAAAACGGAAGAACTCAAACTGGAGCGAGACATTCTTTTGCCCCGCTTTGAAATACCCGAAGAGTTTGAGGACCAGGATGACTACTTGCGTCATTTAGCATATGAAGGCGCAAAAAGCCATTATGGGGAGGTCACGCCAGAGATTAGTGAGCGGATAGACCACGAACTGAAGATCATCAAGGACATGGGTTTTCCCGGTTACTTCCTTATTGTACAGGATTTTATCAACGCTGCCCGAAAAATGGGGGTGAAAGTAGGGCCGGGGCGTGGTTCCGCAGCCGGTTCAGTAGTGGCTTACTGTACCGGAATCACCAATATCGATCCGATTGAGTATGACTTACTCTTTGAGCGATTCCTCAACCCTGAGCGTATCTCCATGCCCGATATTGATATTGACTTTGATGACGATGGCCGACAAAAAGTAATAGATTATGTAATTAAGAAATATGGACGTAACCAGGTAGCCCAGATTGTGACGTTTGGCACCATGGCTCCTAAAATGTCTATCCGTGACGTAGCCAGAGTGAGCGAACTGCCACTTCCGGAAGCCAATCGCATCGCCAAGCTTGTACCGGAAAAGCCAGGGACTACCTTTGAGCAGGCATTGGCTGAAGTACCGGAGTTACAGCAAATTAAGCGAGGTAGGGATAAGCAATCAGAAGTAGTAAACCTGGCGCAAACGCTGGTAGGTTCGGTGAGAGGTACCGGCATACATGCTGCCGGAGTAATCATTGCTCCTGATGACCTGCTGGAATATATTCCTGTAAAGACAGATAAAGACTCTGACCTTTTTATCACGCAGTTTGATGGTTCGGTGGTGGAGTCAGCAGGTATGTTGAAGATGGACTTTTTGGGGTTAAAAACCCTAACCATCATCAAAACAGCCCTTGAAAATATTAAACAAAATCATGGTATTGAAATTGACATTGACACGATTCCACTGGATGATGAAGAAACCTACAAACTTTATCAGCGGGGCGATACCGTAGGTACTTTCCAGTTTGAGTCAGATGGGATGCGGCAATGGTTACAAAAACTCAAGCCTACCAATATAGAAGACCTGATTGCTATGAACGCCCTTTACCGTCCGGGGCCCATGCAGTTCATTCCTAACTTCATTGACCGCAAGCATGGGCGCGAACAGGTGGAATATCCTCATCCGCTGCTGGAAGGTATCCTCAAAAATACCTATGGTATTATGGTGTACCAGGAGCAAATCATGCAGACAGCCCAGATCCTGGGAGGGTACTCTCTCGGCGGTGCGGATTTGCTGCGTCGGGCGATGGGTAAGAAGAAGATAGAGGAGATGAACAAGCAGCGGGAGATTTTCGTCAAAGGGGCCAAAGAAAAACATGGGATTGAAAAGGGCAAAGCTGAGGAGGTTTTTTCCATTATGGAGAAGTTTGCCCAGTACGGATTTAACCGTTCACACTCTGCCGCATATTCAGTAGTAGCTTACCAGACGGGATATCTGAAAGCGAATTATCCGGCAGAATACATGGCGGCTGTTCTTACCCACAATATGAACAATTCCGATAAGGTAACTGCCTTTCTGGATGAGTGTAAGCGCCAGGGTATCAATGTGCTGGGGCCAGATGTTAATGAAAGCAGGTATTTCTTCGGCGTGAATAAAGAAGGACAGATCCGCTTCGGCTTAGGGGCTGTAAAAGGCGCAGGTGAAAATGCGGTAAGTGCCATCATAGAAGAACGAGATGGAGAAGGGCTTTACAAAGATATCTTTGAGTTTACCAAACGGATTAACCTCCGACAGGTCAATAAGAAAACGCTGGAGGTCTTGGCAATGGCGGGTGCCTTCGACTGTTTTGATGGCTTGCATAGAAGGCAATACTTACATACTGAAGAAGGAGATGCCAGTCTGATAGAAAAAGCATGTAAGTATGCAGTTACACTACAACAGGAAGAAGAGTCCGCGCAACAATCATTGTTCGGAGGTAGTAATGGAGTAGATGTTCCTCTACCCAGGCTTACGGATTGCGAACCTTATAGTGAGATAGAAAAACTAAAAATTGAGAAAGAGGTAATTGGGTTCTATATCTCTGGACATCCTTTAGATCAGTTTAAGCTAGAAATTGAAAACTTCTGTACATGCACGGTAGACCAGGTACCGAATTATAAGAATCAGGATATATCTGTGGCAGGTATCGTCACCTCATTTCAGGAGCGGCAGACTCGTACTGGTAAGCCTTTTGGCCTGGTAACCATAGAAGATTATCAGACTTCTCTGAACCTTGCCTTCTTTGGAGAAGACTTTTTGAGTAACCGTCATCGGCTGTCTATAGGGGAGTTTGTATACATAAGAGGGAAGGTAGAGGAACGCTACAATCAACCGGATGTCTGGGAACTTCGCCCTCAGTCTGTGCAGCTTTTAAGTGAGATCCGCGAGAAAATGACCAAAGGTGTTCAACTCAAAATTCCTGTAGAAGTTCTGGATGATAAATTAGTATCAGATCTGGAAAAACTTCTCCTGGATTATCAGGGTAGCTGTGCCTTAAAAGTTTACCTGCAAGACGGTATGGAGAGTATTACTGTAGATACCATGTCCAGGAAGTTTAAAGTAAACCCTGTCAATAGCTTTTTTGAAACAGTAGAAAAGCTTAAGGATATTACTTATAAACTAGAGGCTAATTAA
- a CDS encoding outer membrane beta-barrel protein, with product MKRVFLIFSLLLTYSLVQGQEQQSQFTSAQPDLPGMLIFDYGVNILMNAPEEFEIRTIRSRSIGFHYLYPVALGESKFSFHPGIGISSHNYTFSDEVTLMDGDSTEIVELDNEAFPNVDKTKLSVHFINIPMEFRFFANDDYRGFTAALGGVIGRRLLSYSKIKYNDDDYAKNRKDFNLNPWRYGAHARVGFRGITLTGQYMFSEVFVADEGPQANTLTVGITISLF from the coding sequence ATGAAAAGAGTATTTTTAATATTTTCCCTTCTACTTACCTACTCACTGGTACAAGGCCAGGAGCAGCAGAGTCAATTCACCTCGGCACAACCTGACCTTCCGGGTATGCTGATTTTTGACTATGGCGTCAATATATTGATGAATGCTCCTGAGGAATTTGAAATCAGAACCATACGCTCTCGCAGTATTGGCTTTCATTATTTGTACCCGGTCGCTTTGGGTGAATCAAAGTTTTCATTCCATCCGGGTATAGGTATTTCTTCACACAACTATACTTTTTCAGATGAGGTAACCCTGATGGACGGAGATTCAACTGAAATCGTTGAACTGGACAATGAAGCATTCCCTAATGTAGATAAAACCAAGCTTTCTGTTCATTTCATCAATATTCCTATGGAATTTCGCTTTTTTGCGAATGATGACTATCGCGGGTTTACTGCTGCCTTGGGGGGTGTAATAGGCCGCCGTTTACTGTCTTACTCCAAAATCAAATACAATGATGATGACTATGCCAAGAACCGGAAAGACTTTAACCTAAATCCCTGGCGTTATGGCGCACATGCAAGGGTAGGTTTCAGAGGAATCACCCTTACCGGACAGTATATGTTCTCCGAAGTATTTGTTGCAGACGAAGGGCCGCAGGCTAATACACTTACCGTGGGCATAACCATTTCATTATTCTAG